The following are from one region of the Silene latifolia isolate original U9 population chromosome 9, ASM4854445v1, whole genome shotgun sequence genome:
- the LOC141600461 gene encoding uncharacterized protein LOC141600461, which produces MSPSAASVDTRAPSDPNSVFNFNHDRCSFNSGASSSFSSINNNNQSSVSGRVGLRSRPRLVKQRRSCKTTTSSFSADAVDSGINPFRSVCSTNAHLNDFSNCSDNNAFNGQFRDENFVFRVSNSNNGVSHSDSSMNNNNNNHVSNGADFVFGVSNTDNGASDCNGIKNDSNIRNGADVIGAQFNNECFIFGGLNFNNNKGDDCNLSNNVSKADVKGSNLGGDTRNVDSIENVSVEKEKVGEIGSNGIKPENGTTSDDVDEEGKGKHGESGTEFALSEELKKLKIERNERDGLGGEKPQGKSNVGLSNGSDQIFVFTSAGGKSDVPRERSTPVKSEASSDVSGGWFTPMGSEASAISSNEDDKSVNTGETSRLKPHFTSDKVFVFGSSGNSTSARDSTPQSFSFSAEDGGSVKDVPLSLFSSPILDAEVDSIKPEACSVSEEKKAGCSSASMAQSSVASFPEFKLPQFDGSFSFSSNLPSELGRKTESRVRARGLRDKHSKKTKAKVKHSKSTKQQPVEIPLSAKSVTQVQDAAECYSPMDFSPYEETTITDDVSLIGQEATGQSKVENGGISGLAQPSPLFMKNGLGATMDAPDSGSSAKVNNNDENVTPVAFTTDVASDGQEKFAFKASSSAQNDVTSQKRQQKKKYRMKSASIPVASSTAQGSSLGGTHPFNAHDGLKGNFSTSTSRGKHEAKGNREQSHNSALSSAEKACDKWRRRGNDAYEKGDLSKAEDFYTWGVNCIPLRDASDVFAPLVRCYSNRAATRMALGRVREAVQDCRMAVKLDPTFHRAQMRAANCYLQLGELEDAMKCFGNVIESSKAVCLDRQVIISASEGIRKSEKVIECSKRSAELLRLKTSEAAASALDLIVEAMSVSIYSEKLLEMKAEALCMLRRHDEAIALCHQTRDFAGENFAAASSDNHEADDLCSDVHGWRGRALYKCHFHIGKLEEALEYIKKEESGAKPQESSDTLAATIGELLREKSAGNTAFQSGKHIEAIEHYTTAITSSMESRPFAAICFCNRAAAHQALGHIADAISDCSLAIALDEAYAKAVSRRATLHEMIRDFRQAAIDLQRLISLLEKQSMEKSKQSGSGNGKELRQVRHRLSMMEEEAKRDIPLDLYLILGVNKSDPASEIKKAYRKAALRHHPDKAGQSLVRSDVGDEGRQWNDIAELVHKDSDRLFKMIGEAYAVLSDPTKREEYDEEEEMRKALKESNNIRSSSRRYSEHYYQGFPFERSSNRRNWQDSYRTYTNSYRRY; this is translated from the exons ATGTCACCGTCGGCGGCTTCTGTAGATACCCGAGCCCCCTCCGATCCTAATTCCGTCTTTAATTTCAATCACGACCGTTGCAGCTTCAACTCTGGCGCCTCTTCATCCTTTTCttctattaataataataatcaatctTCGGTATCGGGCCGGGTTGGCCTGAGATCGAGGCCTAGGCTGGTTAAGCAGAGGAGGAGCTGCAAAACGACGACGTCGTCGTTTTCGGCTGATGCCGTTGATTCCGGGATTAACCCATTTCGGTCAGTGTGCTCCACTAATGCTCACCTGAATGATTTTAGTAATTGCAGTGATAATAATGCTTTTAATGGCCAGTTTCGTGATGAGAACTTTGTTTTCAGGGTTTCAAATTCGAATAATGGAGTTAGTCATTCTGATAGTAGtatgaacaataataataataatcatgttAGCAACGGTGCTGATTTTGTTTTCGGGGTTTCGAATACGGATAATGGAGCCAGTGATTGTAATGGTATTAAGAATGATAGTAATATTCGCAATGGTGCTGATGTTATTGGGGCACAGTTTAATAATGAATGTTTTATTTTTGGGGGTttaaattttaataataataaaggcgATGATTGCAATCTTAGTAATAATGTGTCAAAAGCTGATGTTAAAGGTAGTAACTTAGGAGGGGATACTAGAAATGTTGATTCAATAGAGAATGTTagtgtagaaaaggagaaagttgGCGAAATTGGTTCTAATGGTATAAAGCCAGAAAATGGCACTACCAGTGATGATGTTGATGAGGAGGGTAAGGGAAAACATGGAGAAAGTGGCACAGAGTTTGCACTTTCAGAGGAATTAAAGAAGTTGAAAATTGAGAGGAATGAGAGGGATGGCTTGGGTGGAGAAAAGCCACAGGGCAAAAGCAATGTGGGTTTGTCAAATGGAAGCGATCAGATTTTTGTTTTCACGAGTGCTGGGGGGAAGTCTGATGTGCCCAGGGAAAGGTCTACTCCTGTGAAAAGTGAGGCGAGTTCAGATGTGTCTGGGGGATGGTTTACTCCTATGGGAAGTGAGGCGAGTGCTATCAGTTCCAATGAAGATGACAAAAGTGTTAATACTGGGGAGACCAGTAGGTTAAAACCCCATTTCACTAGCGACAAAGTTTTTGTATTTGGAAGCAGTGGAAACTCCACTAGTGCTCGCGATTCTACCCCTCAATCATTCTCTTTTTCTGCCGAAGATGGAGGTAGTGTGAAAGATGTGCCTCTGTCTCTATTCTCTTCTCCAATTTTAGATGCTGAAGTTGATAGCATTAAACCCGAGGCTTGCTCTGTTTCTGAAGAGAAGAAGGCTGGCTGTAGTTCTGCTAGTATGGCTCAGAGTTCTGTGGCTTCTTTCCCAGAATTTAAATTACCGCAATTTGACGGATCATTCTCCTTTAGTTCAAATCTGCCTAGTGAATTAGGTAGAAAGACAGAGTCTAGGGTAAGAGCTCGAGGTTTGAGGGACAAACATTCAAAGAAGACAAAGGCCAAGGTGAAACACTCTAAGTCCACCAAGCAGCAGCCTGTAGAAATACCCTTGTCAGCTAAAAGCGTTACTCAAGTCCAAGACGCAGCTGAATGTTATTCTCCCATGGACTTCTCACCTTATGAGGAGACTACAATAACTGATGATGTGTCTCTTATTGGCCAAGAGGCAACTGGTCAATCAAAAGTGGAAAATGGTGGTATTTCTGGGTTGGCACAACCAAGCCCATTGTTCATGAAAAATGGGCTGGGTGCCACTATGGATGCTCCTGATTCTGGCTCTAGTGCGAAAGTGAATAACAATGATGAAAATGTTACCCCGGTTGCTTTCACTACTGACGTGGCCAGTGATGGCCAGGAGAAGTTTGCCTTCAAAGCATCAAGTTCTGCTCAAAACGATGTTACTTCTCAGAAACGTCAGCAGAAAAAGAAGTACCGGATGAAATCTGCTTCTATCCCTGTTGCAAGTTCGACGGCCCAAGGATCTTCCTTGGGTGGAACTCATCCGTTTAATGCGCATGATGGTCTAAAAGGAAACTTCTCTACTTCTACTAGCAGGGGCAAGCATGAAGCCAAAGGAAACAGGGAGCAGAGCCATAATTCTGCATTAAGCTCAGCAGAAAAAGCTTGTGATAAGTGGCGAAGGAG AGGGAATGATGCCTACGAAAAGGGGGATCTTTCTAAAGCGGAGGACTTCTACACATGGGGTGTGAATTGCATCCCTCTGCGTGACGCATCAGATGTTTTTGCGCCTCTTGTGCGTTGTTACAGTAACCGCGCTGCAACAAGGATGGCTCTTGGTAGGGTGAGAGAAGCTGTTCAAGATTGCCGTATGGCTGTTAAGCTTGATCCCACTTTCCATAGAGCACAGATGAGAGCTGCTAA TTGTTATCTTCAGCTGGGGGAGTTGGAGGATGCTATGAAATGCTTTGGTAACGTCATCGAATCATCTAAAGCTGTTTGCCTTGATAGGCAAGTCATAATTTCAGCCTCTGAAGGGATACGAAAGTCTGAG AAAGTAATTGAATGTTCCAAACGCTCTGCTGAACTTCTGAGACTCAAAACATCAGAAGCTGCAGCTAGTGCTTTGGATTTAATTGTTGAAGCAATGTCTGTGAGTATATACTCTGAGAAGCTACTTGAAATGAAAGCTGAGGCCCTTTGCATG TTGCGGAGGCATGATGAAGCAATAGCTTTGTGCCACCAGACTCGCGATTTTGCAGGAGAGAACTTCGCTGCTGCATCTTCTGACAACCATGAAGCAGATGATTTATGTTCAGATGTACACGGTTGGAGGGGACGGGCTTTATATAAGTGTCACTTTCATATTGGGAAGCTCGAGGAGGCTCTTGAGTATATAAAGAAGGAAGA GTCTGGAGCCAAACCCCAGGAATCATCAGATACTTTAGCTGCCACTATAGGTGAATTACTAAGGGAGAAG AGTGCTGGTAATACTGCATTTCAGTCTGGAAAACACATCGAGGCTATAGAACATTATACAACGGCTATTACGAGTAGCATGGAATCCCGTCCGTTTGCAGCAATTTGCTTTTGCAATCGCGCTGCTGCGCACCAAGCTTTAGGACACATAGCTGATGCTATTTCTGATTGCAGCTTAGCCATTGCCCTCGATGAAGCCTATGCCAAG GCAGTTTCTAGAAGAGCAACATTGCATGAGATGATTAGAGACTTTAGACAAGCTGCTATTGACCTGCAGAGACTGATTTCTCTTCTTGAGAAACAATCCATGGAAAAATCAAAACAGTCTGGTTCTGGAAATGGAAAAGAATTAAGACAGGTTCGACATCGTCTTTCCATGATGGAAGAAGAAGCAAAAAGAGATATTCCATTGGACCTGTACCTCATTTT GGGAGTTAATAAATCTGATCCGGCATCTGAAATCAAGAAGGCCTACCGGAAGGCAGCACTCAGGCATCATCCTGACAAG GCTGGTCAGTCCCTAGTGAGAAGTGATGTTGGAGATGAAGGGCGTCAATGGAATGATATTGCTGAGCTAGTTCACAAAGACTCAGACAGGTTGTTTAAAATGATTGGTGAGGCATATGCTGTGCTTTCAGATCCAACAAAG CGCGAAGAGTATGATGAAGAGGAAGAAATGAGGAAAGCTCTAAAGGAGAGCAATAATATAAGAAGCAGTTCAAGGAGATATTCAGAACACTATTATCAGGGATTTCCATTTGAGAGGAGCAGCAATCGCAGGAATTGGCAGGATAGCTACAGGACATATACCAACTCATACAGAAGATACTGA
- the LOC141600464 gene encoding eukaryotic translation initiation factor 3 subunit E: MAKYDLTPRMAPHMDRHLVFPLLEFLQERQLHPEDQLLKGKIHLLNFTNMVDYAMDIHKSLYHTDQVPQEMIDRRVDVVARLKSLEEAAAPLMAFLQNEDKVQELRPDKQYNLHMLNDRYQIGPDQIEALYQFAKFQFECGNYSGAADFLYQYRALCTNSDRNLSALWGKLAAEILMQNWDVALEELNRLKEIIDSKAFASPLNQVQSRIWLMHWSLFIFFNHDNGRNLIIDLFNQDKYLNAIQTSAPHLLRYLAAAFIVNKRRRPQFKDFIKVIQQEQYSYKDPITEFLACVFVNYDFDGAQTKLRECEEVILNDPFLGKRVEEGSYTTVPMRDEFLENARLFICETYCRIHQRINIGVLAEKLNLSNEEAESWIMNLIRTSKLDAKIDSKSGTVVMEPNYPNVYEQLIDHTKSLSVRTYKLVGQILEQGQPQAAR; the protein is encoded by the exons ATGGCGAAGTATGACCTAACGCCTCGAATGGCGCCGCATATGGACCGTCATCTTGTATTCCCACTCCTTGAATTCCTACAAGAGCGTCAACTCCACCCTGAAGACCAACTTCTAAAGGGAAAGATCCATCTTCTCAACTTCACTAACATGGTTGATTACGCCATGGATATTCACAAATCACTTTACCACACAGATCAAGTTCCTCAAGAGATGATTGATAGGAGAGTTGATGTTGTTGCCAGATTGAAGTCTTTAGAAGAAGCTGCTGCCCCTTTAATGGCTTTTCTTCAGAACGAGGATAAGGTTCAGGAGTTACGTCCTGATAAACAGTATAATCTCCACATGCTCAATGACCGCTATCAG ATTGGTCCGGACCAAATAGAAGCACTGTATCAGTTTGCAAAATTCCAATTTGAATGTGGGAATTACTCGGGAGCAGCTGATTTTCTATACCAGTATAGAGCTCTTTGTACCAACAGTGACAGGAATCTTAGTGCTTTATGGGGAAAGCTTGCTGCTGAGATTTTGATGCAAAACTGGGATGTTGCTCTTGAAGAACTCAATCGTTTGAAGGAGATCATTGATTCCAAG GCATTTGCGTCGCCTTTGAATCAAGTGCAGAGTAGAATATGGCTCATGCACTGGAGCCTCTTTATCTTTTTCAACCATGACAATGGCAGGAATCTCATCATTGACCTATTTAACCAGGACAA GTATCTTAATGCTATTCAAACAAGTGCTCCTCATCTTCTGCGTTATCTCGCTGCTGCATTTATAGTTAACAAGAGGAGAAGGCCTCAGTTTAAGGATTTCATCAAGGTCATCCAGCAGGAGCAGTATTCTTATAAAGATCCTATTACTGAGTTCTTAGCATGTGTTTTTGTCAACTATGACTTTGATGGGGCACAAACAAAGCTGAGGGAATGTGAAGAA GTTATTTTGAATGATCCATTCCTGGGTAAACGAGTTGAGGAGGGCAGCTACACTACTGTTCCCATGAGGGATGAGTTTCTTGAAAATGCCCGTCTTTTCATCTGTGAAACTTACTGCAGGATACATCAGAGAATTAACATTGG GGTCCTTGCCGAGAAGTTGAACTTGAGTAATGAGGAAGCAGAGAGTTGGATTATGAATCTCATCCGCACATCAAAGTTAGATGCCAAGATCGACTCCAAGTCTGGCACTGTTGTTATGGAACCTAACTACCCCAATGT GTATGAGCAGCTCATAGATCACACTAAATCTTTGTCAGTGCGAACTTACAAACTAGTCGGCCAAATTCTCGAGCAAGGTCAGCCACAAGCAGCCCGTTAA